A window of the Serratia sarumanii genome harbors these coding sequences:
- a CDS encoding DUF2058 domain-containing protein, translated as MTKLTLQEQMLKAGLVTSKKMAKVQRTAKKSRVQAREAREAVEENKKAQLERDKQLNEQQKQAALSKEYKAQVKQLIEMNRIVLAKGDIGFNFTDGNLIKKILVDKATQTQLINGRLAIARLVVENREECEYAIIPASVADKIAQRDAASIVLHSALSQEEQDEDDPYADFKVPDDLMW; from the coding sequence ATGACAAAACTCACCTTACAAGAGCAGATGCTCAAAGCGGGCTTGGTAACCAGCAAGAAAATGGCCAAAGTCCAAAGAACGGCTAAAAAATCACGCGTTCAGGCCCGCGAGGCCAGAGAGGCGGTGGAAGAGAATAAAAAGGCGCAGCTTGAGCGCGATAAGCAGCTGAACGAGCAGCAAAAGCAGGCCGCGCTGTCCAAAGAATACAAGGCGCAGGTGAAACAGCTGATCGAAATGAACCGCATCGTTCTGGCGAAAGGCGATATCGGTTTCAACTTCACCGACGGTAACCTGATCAAGAAAATCCTGGTGGATAAGGCGACGCAAACCCAGCTGATCAATGGCCGCCTCGCCATTGCACGCCTGGTGGTCGAGAACCGGGAAGAGTGTGAATACGCGATTATCCCCGCGAGCGTCGCCGATAAAATCGCGCAGCGCGATGCGGCCAGCATTGTGCTGCACAGCGCGCTGAGTCAGGAAGAACAGGATGAAGACGATCCGTACGCCGACTTTAAAGTGCCCGACGATTTGATGTGGTAA
- a CDS encoding methionine synthase, which produces MKILLPTSTAGSLPKPSWLAQPETLWSPWKLQNEELIEGKQDALRLSLAEQQQAGIDIVSDGEQTRQHFVTTFIEHLSGVDFEKREVVKIRNRYEASVPSVVGAVARQKPVFVEDAKFLRQLTKQPIKWALPGPMTMIDTLYDNHYKSREKLAWEFAKILNQEAKELEAAGVDIIQFDEPAFNVFFDEVNDWGIAALERAVEGLKCETAVHICYGYGIKANTDWKKTLGSEWRQYEEAFPKLQTSTIDIISLECHNSHVPMDLLELIRGKKVMVGAIDVANHTVETPEEVAATLRKALQFVDADKLYPSTNCGMAPLPRQVASGKLNALSAGAEIVRRELLAK; this is translated from the coding sequence ATGAAAATATTGCTCCCTACCTCGACCGCCGGCAGCTTGCCCAAACCTTCCTGGCTGGCCCAACCGGAAACCCTGTGGTCGCCCTGGAAATTGCAAAATGAAGAATTAATCGAAGGGAAACAGGATGCCCTGCGTTTGTCGCTGGCTGAACAACAACAGGCCGGCATCGATATCGTCAGCGATGGCGAGCAAACGCGCCAGCATTTCGTCACGACGTTCATCGAGCACCTCAGCGGCGTCGATTTCGAGAAACGCGAAGTGGTTAAAATCCGCAATCGCTATGAGGCGAGCGTGCCGAGCGTCGTGGGTGCGGTGGCGCGCCAAAAGCCCGTTTTCGTTGAAGACGCCAAATTTTTACGCCAGCTGACCAAACAGCCGATTAAATGGGCCCTGCCGGGGCCGATGACCATGATCGACACGCTCTATGACAACCACTATAAAAGCCGCGAGAAATTGGCCTGGGAGTTCGCCAAGATCCTCAATCAGGAAGCCAAAGAGCTCGAGGCCGCCGGCGTCGACATTATTCAGTTTGATGAGCCCGCATTTAACGTGTTCTTTGACGAGGTGAATGACTGGGGCATCGCCGCCCTGGAAAGGGCCGTTGAAGGGCTTAAGTGTGAAACGGCGGTGCATATCTGCTATGGATACGGCATTAAGGCCAATACCGACTGGAAAAAGACGCTGGGCTCAGAATGGCGGCAATATGAAGAGGCGTTCCCCAAGCTGCAAACGTCTACCATCGATATTATCTCGCTGGAGTGCCATAACTCGCACGTCCCGATGGATCTGCTGGAACTGATTCGCGGCAAAAAAGTGATGGTTGGCGCCATTGATGTGGCGAATCATACCGTTGAGACGCCGGAGGAAGTGGCCGCTACGCTGCGCAAAGCGCTGCAGTTTGTCGATGCCGACAAACTCTATCCGTCGACCAACTGCGGCATGGCTCCCCTGCCTCGTCAGGTCGCCAGCGGCAAGCTGAATGCCTTGAGTGCCGGCGCCGAGATCGTGCGCCGAGAACTGCTGGCCAAATAA
- a CDS encoding RluA family pseudouridine synthase, translating to MSTVTDTFIAPPCHDQIEILYQDDHLALINKPAGLLSLSGKNPQNLDSVHHRLVQIFPGCTLVHRLDFGTSGLMVVARNKAANAALCRQFSERTVGKVYSALLCGHLADNEGVIDAAIAKDPALFPLMSICALHGKPARSRYRVVERFYREAEGGISLPLTRVQLIPETGRTHQLRIHSRQLGHPILGCDLYGGRLLPGTEQTPRLMLHASELDFVHPISGERIAARHAAPF from the coding sequence ATGTCTACTGTCACCGATACCTTTATCGCACCGCCATGCCATGACCAAATAGAGATCCTCTATCAGGACGATCATCTGGCGCTGATCAATAAGCCGGCCGGGCTGCTCAGCCTGTCGGGCAAGAATCCGCAGAATCTCGATTCGGTACACCATCGGCTGGTACAGATCTTCCCCGGCTGCACCCTGGTGCACCGCCTGGATTTCGGCACGTCCGGCTTGATGGTGGTGGCCCGCAACAAGGCCGCCAACGCCGCGCTCTGCCGGCAGTTCAGCGAGCGCACCGTCGGCAAAGTGTACAGCGCGCTGCTGTGCGGCCATCTGGCGGATAACGAAGGGGTAATAGACGCGGCGATCGCCAAAGATCCGGCGCTGTTCCCGCTGATGTCGATTTGCGCCCTCCACGGCAAGCCCGCCCGCTCCCGCTATCGGGTCGTCGAGCGCTTTTATCGTGAAGCGGAGGGCGGGATCTCGCTGCCGCTGACGCGGGTGCAGCTCATCCCGGAGACCGGGCGCACCCACCAGCTGCGTATTCACAGCCGGCAGTTGGGCCACCCTATTTTAGGCTGCGATCTGTATGGCGGGCGACTGCTGCCGGGTACCGAACAGACGCCGCGGCTGATGCTGCACGCCAGCGAGCTGGACTTTGTGCACCCCATTAGCGGGGAGCGGATCGCCGCTCGTCACGCCGCGCCGTTCTGA
- the epd gene encoding erythrose-4-phosphate dehydrogenase codes for MTIRIAINGFGRIGRSVLRALYESGRRAEISVVAINELANAEGMAHLLKYDSSHGRFAWDVRQECDTLSVGDDAIRLLHQPAVEQLPWGELGVDVVLDCSGVYGSRADGEAHLAAGAKKVLFAHPGGNDLDATIVFGVNHQTLLAEHRIVSNASCTTNCIIPVIKLLDDAYSIESGTVTTIHSAMNDQPVIDAYHADLRRTRAASQSIIPVDTKLAAGITRIFPQFCDRFEAISVRVPTINVTAIDLSVSVSAAVKVAEVNQLLQKAARESFRGIVDYTELPLVSIDFNHDPHSAIVDGTQTRVSGQHLIKTLVWCDNEWGFANRMLDTTRAMAASGF; via the coding sequence ATGACCATCCGCATAGCGATAAACGGCTTTGGCCGCATCGGCCGCAGCGTATTGCGCGCACTGTACGAATCGGGACGACGGGCGGAAATCTCCGTGGTGGCGATCAACGAGCTGGCGAACGCCGAGGGCATGGCTCATCTGCTGAAGTACGATTCCAGCCACGGCCGCTTCGCCTGGGATGTGCGGCAAGAGTGCGACACGCTGAGCGTCGGGGACGACGCGATTCGCCTGTTGCATCAGCCGGCGGTGGAGCAGTTGCCCTGGGGCGAGCTGGGCGTCGACGTGGTGCTGGACTGCAGCGGCGTGTACGGCAGCCGGGCGGATGGCGAAGCCCATCTGGCGGCGGGGGCGAAGAAAGTGCTGTTCGCCCATCCGGGCGGCAACGATCTGGACGCCACCATCGTGTTCGGCGTCAACCATCAGACGCTGCTGGCGGAACATCGCATCGTGTCCAACGCCTCGTGCACCACCAACTGCATTATTCCGGTGATCAAGCTGCTGGACGACGCCTACAGCATCGAATCCGGCACCGTGACCACCATTCACTCGGCGATGAACGATCAGCCGGTGATCGACGCGTATCACGCGGATTTGCGGCGCACCCGCGCGGCGAGCCAGTCGATCATTCCGGTCGACACCAAGCTGGCCGCGGGCATCACCCGTATCTTCCCGCAGTTTTGCGATCGCTTCGAGGCGATCTCGGTGCGCGTGCCGACCATCAACGTGACGGCTATCGATCTCAGCGTCAGCGTGAGCGCCGCGGTGAAGGTGGCGGAGGTCAACCAGCTGTTGCAAAAGGCCGCACGGGAATCATTTCGTGGTATAGTTGACTACACGGAATTACCATTGGTCTCGATCGATTTTAACCATGACCCGCACAGCGCTATCGTCGACGGTACGCAGACCCGGGTCAGCGGGCAGCACCTGATAAAGACCTTGGTCTGGTGCGACAATGAATGGGGCTTTGCCAATCGGATGTTGGATACAACACGGGCAATGGCCGCCAGCGGTTTCTAG
- the pgk gene encoding phosphoglycerate kinase — translation MSVIKMTDLDLAGKRVLIRSDLNVPVKDGKVTSDARIRASLPTIEAALKQGARVMVTSHLGRPTEGEYNEEFSLLPVVNYLKDHLKSPVRLAKDYLDGVDVAEGELVVLENVRFNKGEKKDDETLSKKYAALCDVYVMDAFGTAHRAQASTHGVGKFAPVACAGPLLSAELEALGKALGNPARPMVAIVGGSKVSTKLTVLDSLSKIADQLIVGGGIANTFVAAQGNNVGQSLYEPDLIPNAQKLLETCDIPVPTDVRVATEFSETATATVKQANEIQDNEQILDMGDVSAERLAVILKNAKTILWNGPVGVFEFPNFRKGTEIVARAIADSDAFSIAGGGDTLAAIDLFGIADKISYISTGGGAFLEFVEGKPLPAVVMLEERAKQ, via the coding sequence ATGTCTGTAATTAAGATGACCGATCTGGATCTGGCGGGTAAACGCGTACTGATCCGCTCCGATCTGAACGTGCCGGTAAAAGACGGTAAAGTGACTTCCGACGCGCGTATCCGCGCTTCCCTGCCGACTATCGAAGCTGCGCTGAAGCAAGGCGCCCGCGTGATGGTAACCTCCCACCTGGGTCGTCCTACCGAAGGCGAGTACAACGAAGAATTCTCCCTGCTGCCTGTGGTCAACTACCTGAAAGATCACCTGAAATCCCCAGTGCGTCTGGCGAAGGATTATCTGGATGGCGTCGACGTCGCCGAAGGCGAACTGGTGGTGCTGGAAAACGTCCGTTTCAACAAGGGCGAGAAGAAAGACGACGAAACCCTGTCCAAGAAATACGCGGCGCTGTGCGACGTGTACGTAATGGACGCGTTCGGCACCGCGCACCGCGCGCAGGCTTCCACCCACGGCGTGGGCAAGTTCGCGCCTGTCGCCTGTGCCGGCCCGCTGCTGTCCGCCGAGCTGGAAGCGCTGGGCAAGGCCCTGGGCAACCCGGCCCGTCCGATGGTTGCCATCGTGGGCGGTTCTAAAGTCTCCACCAAACTGACCGTGCTGGATTCCCTGTCCAAAATCGCCGATCAGCTGATCGTCGGCGGCGGCATCGCCAACACCTTCGTGGCGGCGCAGGGCAACAACGTGGGCCAGTCCCTGTACGAACCTGACCTGATCCCGAACGCGCAGAAACTGCTGGAAACCTGCGACATCCCGGTTCCGACCGACGTGCGCGTAGCGACCGAGTTCTCCGAAACCGCGACCGCGACCGTGAAGCAGGCCAACGAGATCCAGGACAACGAGCAAATTCTGGATATGGGCGACGTCTCTGCCGAGCGTCTGGCCGTTATCCTGAAGAACGCCAAGACCATTCTGTGGAATGGCCCGGTTGGCGTATTCGAGTTCCCTAACTTCCGTAAGGGCACCGAAATTGTCGCCCGCGCGATCGCCGATAGCGACGCTTTCTCTATCGCTGGCGGCGGCGACACTCTGGCAGCCATCGATCTGTTCGGTATCGCTGACAAAATTTCCTACATCTCCACCGGCGGTGGCGCATTCCTGGAATTCGTTGAAGGGAAACCGCTGCCTGCAGTCGTGATGCTGGAAGAGCGCGCTAAGCAGTAA
- a CDS encoding DUF1345 domain-containing protein: MHIRSSLKHYWQVRPRLLFSVGAGLLCFLLLPAQLSLLQRLMIGWNTLAWLYLLFLWRLMLVSTPQHIRQIARRQDESASTVLALVSFGCLVSILAILFELSSAKQASDSLKTLHLALTGGTLAVSWLLLPTAFTMHYAHQFYRQGAQQEPLPLLFPGNLTEPTYLDFAYFSFTIAVASQTADVAVGAAEVRKIALVQSVISFVFNMLILGLSINVGAGLLG, from the coding sequence ATGCACATTCGCTCTTCGCTCAAACATTATTGGCAAGTGCGGCCCAGGCTGCTGTTTTCTGTCGGCGCCGGGCTGTTGTGCTTTCTGCTGCTGCCCGCCCAGCTCTCGTTGCTGCAGCGCTTGATGATCGGCTGGAATACGCTGGCCTGGCTCTACCTGCTGTTTCTCTGGCGGCTGATGCTGGTCAGCACGCCGCAGCACATTCGCCAGATCGCCCGGCGACAGGATGAAAGCGCCAGCACGGTGTTGGCGCTGGTCAGTTTCGGTTGTCTGGTGAGCATTCTGGCGATCCTGTTCGAATTGAGCAGCGCCAAACAGGCCAGCGACTCGCTGAAAACCCTGCATCTGGCGTTAACCGGCGGAACGCTGGCGGTCTCCTGGCTGCTGCTGCCGACCGCCTTCACCATGCACTACGCCCATCAATTTTATCGCCAGGGTGCGCAGCAGGAGCCTTTGCCGCTGCTGTTCCCCGGCAATCTCACCGAGCCGACCTATCTGGACTTCGCCTACTTCTCTTTCACCATCGCGGTCGCCTCGCAAACCGCCGACGTGGCGGTCGGCGCCGCGGAGGTGCGTAAAATCGCGCTCGTACAGTCGGTTATTTCGTTCGTGTTCAACATGCTGATCCTGGGCCTGTCTATCAACGTCGGCGCCGGCCTGCTGGGCTGA
- a CDS encoding DUF1852 domain-containing protein translates to MNRDFAFTIKSSSFDEDYNPSKSTRITTNFANLARGENRRENLRNTLVMINNRFNSLAHWDNPKADRYSVELDIISVEMRVEDQGASFPVIEILKTNIIDKKTQKRIDGIVGNNFSSYVRDYDFSVLLPAHNKNTAEFTIPNDFGDLHGNIFKHFVNSNEYHENFSKPPVICLSVSSKDTYHRTGNQHPVLGDEYRQDGASLTDRYFKKMGLQVRYFMPKNSVAPLAFYFPGDLLSDYTDLELIGTISTMETFQKIYRPEIYNANSAAGQCYQPSLNNQDYSLTKIVYDREERSQLAIEQGKFTEEQFIKPYKPILEQWSAHYAL, encoded by the coding sequence ATGAATAGAGACTTTGCCTTTACGATTAAGAGCAGTTCTTTCGATGAAGATTATAACCCTTCTAAAAGTACGCGTATCACCACCAACTTCGCCAATTTGGCCAGAGGGGAAAACCGCCGGGAGAACCTGCGCAACACGCTGGTGATGATTAACAATCGCTTCAATTCGTTGGCGCATTGGGATAACCCCAAGGCCGACCGCTATTCGGTTGAGCTTGACATCATTTCGGTGGAGATGCGCGTTGAAGATCAGGGCGCCAGCTTCCCGGTGATCGAAATCCTGAAAACCAACATCATCGATAAAAAAACGCAAAAGCGAATTGATGGCATCGTCGGGAACAATTTCTCGTCTTACGTGCGCGATTATGACTTTAGCGTCTTGCTGCCGGCGCACAATAAAAACACGGCGGAATTCACTATCCCGAATGATTTCGGCGATTTGCACGGCAATATCTTTAAGCACTTCGTCAATTCAAACGAATACCATGAGAATTTCAGCAAACCGCCGGTGATCTGCCTCAGCGTCTCCAGCAAAGACACCTATCATCGGACGGGCAATCAACATCCGGTGTTGGGCGACGAGTATCGGCAAGACGGCGCTTCGCTGACCGACCGGTATTTTAAAAAAATGGGCCTGCAGGTGCGCTATTTCATGCCGAAAAATAGCGTCGCGCCCCTGGCGTTTTATTTCCCCGGGGATTTGCTGAGCGATTACACCGATCTGGAGCTGATCGGCACCATCAGCACGATGGAGACCTTCCAAAAAATCTATCGGCCTGAAATTTACAATGCCAACTCGGCGGCGGGGCAATGCTATCAGCCAAGCCTCAATAACCAGGACTATTCATTAACCAAGATTGTTTACGATCGCGAAGAGCGTAGCCAGTTAGCGATTGAGCAGGGGAAATTTACGGAAGAGCAATTTATCAAACCCTACAAGCCCATTCTTGAGCAATGGTCTGCTCACTACGCGCTTTGA
- the fbaA gene encoding class II fructose-bisphosphate aldolase, with protein sequence MSKIFDFVKPGVITGDDVQKVFAVAKENNFALPAVNCVGTDSINAVLEAAAKVRAPVIVQFSNGGAAFIAGKGVKTDVPQGAAILGAISGAHHVHQMAEHYGVPVILHTDHCAKKLLPWLDGLLDAGEKHFAATGKPLFSSHMIDLSEESLEENIEICSAYLKRMAKIGMTLEIELGCTGGEEDGVDNSHMDASALYTQPEDVAYAYEKLNAISPRFTIAASFGNVHGVYKPGNVKLTPTILRDSQDYVSKKFNLPHNSLNFVFHGGSGSTDAEIKESVGYGVIKMNIDTDTQWATWDGILQYYKANEAYLQGQLGNPKGADQPNKKYYDPRVWLRAAQTSMVTRLEQAFKDLNAVDVL encoded by the coding sequence ATGTCTAAAATTTTTGATTTCGTAAAACCGGGTGTCATCACGGGTGATGACGTTCAGAAAGTCTTCGCAGTTGCTAAAGAGAACAACTTTGCGCTGCCAGCGGTAAACTGCGTGGGTACCGACTCCATTAACGCAGTGCTGGAAGCCGCGGCTAAAGTGCGCGCGCCGGTCATCGTTCAGTTCTCCAACGGCGGCGCCGCGTTCATCGCCGGCAAAGGCGTGAAGACCGATGTGCCTCAGGGCGCAGCGATTCTGGGCGCCATCTCCGGCGCACACCACGTTCACCAGATGGCTGAACACTACGGCGTGCCGGTGATCCTGCACACCGACCACTGCGCGAAGAAACTGCTGCCATGGCTGGACGGCCTGCTGGACGCCGGCGAGAAGCACTTCGCCGCTACCGGCAAACCGCTGTTCTCTTCTCACATGATCGATCTGTCTGAAGAGTCTCTGGAAGAAAACATCGAGATCTGCAGCGCCTACCTGAAGCGCATGGCCAAAATCGGCATGACGCTGGAAATCGAACTGGGCTGCACCGGCGGTGAAGAAGATGGCGTGGACAACAGCCATATGGACGCTTCCGCACTGTACACCCAGCCGGAAGACGTGGCTTACGCGTACGAAAAACTGAACGCCATCAGCCCGCGCTTCACCATCGCTGCCTCCTTCGGTAACGTGCACGGCGTGTACAAGCCAGGCAACGTCAAGCTGACCCCGACCATCCTGCGTGATTCTCAGGACTACGTGTCCAAGAAATTCAACCTGCCGCACAACAGCCTGAACTTCGTGTTCCACGGCGGTTCCGGTTCTACCGACGCAGAGATCAAAGAGTCTGTGGGTTACGGCGTGATCAAGATGAACATCGACACCGACACCCAATGGGCGACCTGGGACGGCATCCTGCAGTACTACAAAGCGAACGAAGCTTACCTGCAGGGCCAGCTGGGCAACCCGAAAGGCGCCGATCAGCCGAACAAGAAATACTACGATCCACGCGTATGGCTGCGCGCAGCGCAGACCAGCATGGTGACGCGTCTGGAGCAGGCCTTCAAAGATCTGAACGCGGTAGACGTTCTGTAA
- the araD gene encoding L-ribulose-5-phosphate 4-epimerase, with product MLTQLKQQVLEANLDLPRHKLVTFTWGNVSAVDRERGLVVIKPSGVEYEHMTAEDMVVVDLASGRTVEGAKKPSSDTATHLALYREFADIGGIVHTHSRHATIWAQAGLDIPAWGTTHADYFYGAIPCTRLMTQDEIEHDYELETGKVIIETFRRRDINPNAIPAVLVNAHGPFAWGKDAHNAVHNAVVLEEIAYMGIFSRQLTPGIHSMQRELLDKHYLRKHGQNAYYGQ from the coding sequence ATGCTGACTCAGTTAAAACAACAGGTGCTGGAGGCCAATCTCGATCTGCCGCGCCATAAGCTGGTGACCTTTACCTGGGGCAACGTCAGCGCGGTGGATCGCGAACGCGGCCTGGTGGTGATCAAGCCTTCCGGCGTTGAATACGAGCATATGACGGCGGAGGATATGGTGGTGGTCGATCTGGCCAGCGGCCGCACCGTCGAGGGGGCAAAGAAACCGTCGTCGGACACCGCCACCCATCTGGCGCTGTACCGCGAATTTGCCGATATCGGCGGCATCGTCCACACCCATTCCCGCCACGCCACCATCTGGGCGCAGGCCGGGCTGGACATCCCCGCCTGGGGAACCACCCACGCCGACTATTTTTATGGCGCTATCCCCTGCACGCGCCTGATGACCCAGGATGAAATTGAGCACGATTACGAACTGGAAACCGGCAAGGTGATTATCGAAACCTTCCGCCGGCGCGATATCAATCCCAACGCTATCCCAGCGGTACTGGTCAACGCCCACGGCCCCTTCGCCTGGGGCAAAGACGCCCACAATGCGGTGCATAATGCGGTGGTGCTGGAAGAAATTGCCTACATGGGCATTTTCTCACGCCAGCTGACGCCGGGCATCCACAGCATGCAGCGCGAACTGTTGGACAAACACTACCTGCGCAAACACGGCCAAAACGCCTACTACGGGCAGTAG
- the mscS gene encoding small-conductance mechanosensitive channel MscS, with protein MKDLNVVDGINGAGNWLVKNQDLLIQYAVNIVAAIVILIIGSIVARVVGNALNRVMKLRGIDATVADFLAAIVRYGVLAFTFIAVLGRVGVQTTSVIAVLGAAGLAVGLALQGSLSNFAAGVLLVIFRPLRVGEYVDLGGVAGTVDQVQIFSTTLRTADNKTIVVPNGKIIAGNIINYSREPNRRVDIVVGVAYNADIDVVKKVLGDVIAADKRIMHAKGVTVRLNEMAPSSLNFVTRSWTTNAEYWNVYFDLMENFKRSLDAHNIGIPFPQMDVHLYRTEDASAKAE; from the coding sequence ATGAAAGATTTGAATGTAGTAGACGGCATCAACGGTGCCGGCAACTGGTTGGTGAAGAACCAGGATCTGTTGATCCAGTACGCGGTGAATATCGTCGCCGCCATCGTTATCCTGATCATCGGTTCGATCGTGGCTCGCGTGGTCGGCAATGCGCTGAACCGCGTGATGAAGCTGCGCGGCATCGACGCCACGGTGGCAGACTTCCTGGCGGCGATCGTGCGCTACGGCGTGCTGGCGTTCACCTTCATCGCCGTGCTGGGGCGTGTCGGCGTGCAGACCACCTCGGTGATCGCCGTGCTGGGCGCCGCCGGTTTGGCCGTCGGCCTGGCGCTGCAAGGCTCGCTGTCCAACTTCGCCGCCGGCGTGCTGCTGGTGATCTTCCGTCCGCTGCGCGTGGGGGAATATGTCGATCTGGGCGGCGTGGCCGGTACCGTCGATCAGGTGCAGATTTTTTCCACCACCCTGCGTACCGCAGACAACAAAACCATCGTGGTGCCGAACGGTAAAATCATCGCCGGCAACATCATCAACTACTCCCGCGAGCCGAACCGCCGCGTGGATATCGTGGTAGGCGTGGCCTACAACGCCGATATCGACGTGGTGAAGAAGGTGCTGGGCGATGTGATCGCCGCCGACAAGCGCATCATGCACGCCAAAGGCGTGACCGTGCGTCTGAACGAGATGGCGCCGTCTTCCCTGAACTTCGTCACCCGTTCCTGGACCACCAACGCGGAATACTGGAACGTGTACTTCGATCTGATGGAAAACTTCAAGCGCTCGCTGGATGCCCACAACATCGGCATTCCGTTCCCGCAGATGGACGTGCACCTGTATCGCACCGAAGACGCTTCCGCCAAGGCGGAATAA
- a CDS encoding MFS transporter → MSPDTARISEIIDRARISPYQILILTLCFLIALLDGFDTAIIGYIAPALREEWGLQPSQLSPAFGAGLFGLLIGSLLFGPIADAIGRKRVLLVAVLVFGGCTLASAYTHSIESLTLLRFITGIGLGGAIPTCITLSSEYSPARRRMLMVTLSWSGFTAGLALGGLLAGQIIPAFGWRGVLLVGGIAPLALLPLLAWQMPESVRFMAASARHADRLRRVVERITGQRWTGITIVDDERPAQAKSPISHLFIEGRAARTLLLWAAFFCSLFVFYLLTSWLPTILKDAGYDIVHASRIGAMVPLGGTLGAILMALLMDRIGPYRVLAVSYLGAALVIGATGYLMGDVYTLAAGVFLIGFGVAGAQNGLNLVSATLYPTAARVTGVSWAMANGRFGSIVGSMLGAWMMTAAGSAEVFFLWLALPALLGAGAIFLLYRLSLRRRAPLAKPVAGA, encoded by the coding sequence ATGAGCCCAGATACCGCTCGCATCAGCGAAATTATCGATCGCGCCAGGATCTCGCCTTATCAAATCCTCATCCTCACCCTGTGTTTCCTGATCGCCCTGCTGGACGGGTTCGATACCGCCATCATCGGCTATATCGCCCCCGCGCTGCGCGAAGAGTGGGGCCTGCAGCCCTCGCAGCTCTCCCCCGCCTTCGGCGCGGGGTTGTTCGGCCTGCTGATCGGCAGCCTGCTGTTCGGGCCGATCGCCGACGCCATCGGCCGCAAACGCGTGCTGCTCGTCGCGGTGCTGGTATTTGGCGGCTGCACCCTGGCTTCGGCCTATACGCATTCGATCGAATCCCTGACCCTGCTGCGCTTCATCACCGGCATTGGCCTCGGGGGCGCGATACCGACCTGCATCACCCTCAGCTCGGAGTACTCACCGGCGCGCCGCCGCATGCTGATGGTCACCCTGAGCTGGAGCGGCTTTACCGCCGGCTTGGCCCTGGGCGGCCTGCTGGCCGGGCAGATCATTCCTGCATTTGGCTGGCGCGGCGTGCTGCTGGTCGGCGGCATCGCGCCGTTGGCGCTGCTGCCGCTGCTGGCCTGGCAGATGCCCGAGTCGGTACGCTTTATGGCCGCCAGCGCCAGGCATGCCGATCGGCTGCGCCGGGTGGTCGAGCGTATCACCGGCCAACGTTGGACGGGGATAACCATTGTCGATGACGAGCGCCCGGCACAGGCCAAGTCGCCGATCTCGCACCTGTTTATCGAAGGGCGCGCCGCGCGCACCCTGCTGCTGTGGGCGGCGTTCTTCTGCTCGCTGTTCGTGTTCTACCTGCTCACCAGTTGGCTGCCGACGATACTTAAAGACGCCGGTTACGATATCGTCCACGCCTCGCGCATCGGGGCGATGGTGCCGCTCGGCGGCACCCTGGGCGCCATCCTGATGGCGCTGCTGATGGACCGGATCGGGCCCTACCGCGTGCTGGCCGTCTCCTACCTGGGGGCCGCGCTGGTGATCGGCGCGACCGGGTATCTGATGGGCGACGTCTACACGCTGGCCGCCGGCGTGTTCCTGATAGGCTTCGGCGTGGCCGGCGCGCAGAACGGCCTGAATCTGGTTTCCGCCACCCTTTATCCGACCGCGGCCCGCGTCACCGGCGTCAGCTGGGCCATGGCCAATGGCCGCTTCGGCTCGATCGTCGGCTCAATGCTCGGCGCCTGGATGATGACCGCCGCCGGCTCGGCGGAAGTGTTCTTCCTCTGGCTGGCGCTGCCGGCGCTGCTGGGCGCGGGCGCCATCTTCCTGCTCTATCGCCTCAGCCTGCGCCGCCGCGCGCCGCTCGCCAAGCCGGTCGCCGGCGCCTGA